The following DNA comes from cyanobiont of Ornithocercus magnificus.
GCCGAGTTGCATCTCAGCCGCTGTCGCCGCACAGCCTCGCCAGATTTTCTTCTCTGGCAAGAGCTTTTCAATCAGACCTTCCTCTAAGTGTCGGTCAGATGCTGTTCTCTTCCTCACCCATTGATTACACAATGCTTTCTAGTCGCTTGCAAAGACTGCAGCGAGACTTACCATCGACAACCCAACTGCTAGCTGTTAGTAAGGGCTATCCTGCATCTGCAGTTGCTGCACTAGCGAAAGCTGGCCAGAGAGACTTTGGTGAGAGCCGCCTCCAAGAGGCATTGGCCAAGCAGAAGCTCCTGGACGTTTTTCCGGGACTCCGCTGGCATTTTATCGGCCGGCTTCAGAGCAACAAGGTACGGCGTGTCGTGCGCCAGTTTAGTACCATCCATTCACTTGATAGTTCAGAGCTGTGTGAGCGGGTGTCCCGTATTGCTCTTGAGGAAAAATGTCAGCCAAAAGTCTTGTTCCAAGTCAAGTTTCGTGATGATCCTAACAAGGGCGGCTGGGTGCCAAACTCTCTCCGTCAGGCTTGGCCAGATCTCTTGAGGTTGGCTGGCATACATCCAATTGGTCTAATGACTATATGCCCACAGAGTCTGGATGAAAGTGGCCGACTCGATGTCTTCCGTGATTGCCGTGCCTTAGCTGATGAGCTTTTGCTGCCTGACTGCTCGATGGGCATGAGTAGCGACTGGCGGTTAGCAGTGAGTGAAGGAGCTACCTGGATAAGGTTGGGGTCATCTCTGTTTAGCCCTCGCCTAGCGGAAGTTATGTAACATCGCTGTCTAAGTGTAATCCGAATAGCCCATCTCAGAGAGTAAAGCCCAAAACTTGAACGTCATCTTGAAAGGAGCCCAACGGTGTCTCTAATTTCCCGTCTTCGTGCTGTCGTTGCTGGAGATGACTACCTCGTCAACGAGTATGATGAGCCTAACTATGATTCCCGTGAGCGGGACTCGGAGACCCTGACAGGGTCTGCAACATCCACAGGCAGTGGTACTCTCGCCAAAATTTCTGAATCCAGCTCCTTTGAATTTGGCAATGGCGCGCAAGGATCTAATGTAATCGGCATGCCTGGCATTAGCAGCACGGCTACTGAAGTCTACCTAATGAAGCCTCGCAACTTTGACGAAATGCCTAATGCTATCCAGGCACTGCGTGAGCGTAAAACGGTAATTCTCAACTTGACGATGATGGAGCCCGATCAAGCACAACGCGCAGTAGATTTTGTAGCTGGTGGTACTTTTGCTATTGACGGCCACCAAGAGCGAGTTGGCGAGAGCATTTTTCTATTTGCCCCTAGCTGTATAACAGTAGTTAATATCGGCCAGGAAGGAGCATCAGCTACAACTGCTCGCGACGCAATAGCGGACTCGGCAAATACTTCTACCTCGGGCAAAAACTGGGACAGCAATGTTACAGCCCTCTAAGCCTGGCTCAATCTCAATGCCAGCAATTGGTGTAGTTGGACTTGGTCAGATGGCTAAGGCCCTGATCAAGCCACTTCTACAATGTGGTGTACTGCAACCCTCAGAGCTTCTCGCTATTGTTAATACTACAACCAGCTGCCAGCACTCACTCAAGACCTTGCCAAAAGGCATAACTGTCTACACAGCTGACGACCCTGTCGCTGTTAAAGTTTGGCAAACTCCAATGCAGCTTCTAGCAGTAAAGCCACAGCAGTTAGCCCAGGTTGCAGCTTCCTGCCCATCCAAGTCTCTTATTGCGCAAGAAGAGCAACCCTTATTAGTTTCTATTCTAGCCGGTGTATGCCTGCGACAGCTGCAAGATTACTTTCCTTCTCACGCCTGTGTCCGCGTTGTTCCCAGCATAACATTATTAGCTGGTGCAGGCTTGACCGGCATAGCCTGGGGGGATAATATACACAATAACCATCAACGTTGGGCCCTACAGCTTTTCCAGGCTGTGGGTGAGGTCCTGGAACTACCAGAAAACCAGCTTGATGCCTTCTTGGCCCTTACCTCGTCAGGACCAGCATATGTAGCTCTTGTAGCTGAGGCAATGGCCGATGGTGCTGTTGCAGCTGGACTGCCACGGCAGCTCGCGCTGTACTTAGCCCATCGCACTCTGGCTGGTACTGCCACTTTACTTCAACTGCATGAGCTTCACCCTGCCCAGCTCAAGGATATGGTGACTTCACCAGCAGGTACTACAGCAGCGGCACTCCGTCACCTTGAGCGTGCTGGCTTGAGGTCTGCTTTAATCGAAGCAGTTATAGCAGCAGCTATACGTAGTAAGGAGCTCTCCGTAGAGTAGTGGATTACTACTTTAGGAGGCTCGACTTAGTAGCTACACTTCCCATTAGTCTAGCGTAGAGACGCTCGAGAGCATCAATATTGTCACTGAGGACGTAACGGTCTAGCACACGCTCACGTGCGCGTCGCCCTAGCTCGGCAGTAAGTATGGGTTGATCGCACAGTACAGGTAAGAGTGTGCGTAACTGGTTGGTCACTCCTTGAGTACTTAAGATAATGCCAGCTCCGCCGGCCAGCACCTCACCATCCGCACCAGCGTCGGTAGCTAAGCAAGCTGTGCCAGTTGCCATTGCCTCTAAGAGTGCCAAAGAAAGACCTTCCACTAAGCTGGGCAATACAAAGACCTCTGCACATTGCAGTAGAGCTACGCGCATCGCCTCCTCAGATTCATAGCCCCACCAGCTCACAGCTTCTATGTCATCGCTGCTATTTTCGAGGATACTGCGTTGTGGCCCATCACCAACAATTACTAGTCGGCATCCTGGCAATTTTACCAGTCTCCAGGCTCGCAGAAGCGCTTCAACATTTTTCTCAGTTGAGATCCTGCCCATATAGAGGAAGAGTCGCTGACCTCCTAGGCGTTGCCTCACACTATGGTGAGAACTATCGTCGCTAGCTGGCTGGGGAACCCAGCGGTATGGATCAACCCCGTTTGGGATCACTGCTAAACGACCCTCAGGCACACCAAGTCGCATCAATATCTTGGCCTGCAGACCCGAAAATACAACTACACTGTCGTAACGTGCTAAAGCTGGGGCGTAAAGTTGATATGTAAGTTGCTGAGTACCAGCGGTTAAATTACGCAGGCCAACATCGAAAGGCGGATGGAAAGTAGCAACTAAAGGAACTCCTAGCTGCTGGCACAGTTCCGGTAGCCGGAAGTCCAGAGGAGAGAGTGTCAAGCTGGCATGAACCAGGTCTGGCTGGAGGCGTTCTAGTGATTCGCGTAGCTCTCGCTGGGCTCTTGGGGATGGGATGGTGTAAACTTGCGAGCGTAGTAAGTAAGGTAAGCTCACCTCAGGGTCGTCTACTACAAGTGAATTTTCCTCACTCCCTCCACCTGCTGCCGACGGATTGTCAAAGTGTATAAAACTTGTTTGGTGACCTCGGTCCCGGAGTGCTTTAGTTGTCCTAGCCCCGTAGGTCACATTGCCGCAAAAAGGCGTCCTCTTACCTAGCCAGGCGATGTGCGCCACCTACAGCGGTCTCCAGGGAGGTGCTGAAAACTAGTAGTGTTCCCAGGGTCGCTCTAATAGAGCTGCGACTAAAGCTATTCCAGCAAGTAACCACAGCACCAGATTGAGTCCGTACCGGCTCACTAGAGTTCCAGCCAATACAAGAGGTAGACTAAGTGCAATGTTGGTTAGGTTGTTCTGAAGGCCAAATACTTTGCCACGCTTAGTTTCAGGGGTATCTTCCTGGATGATGGTCTGTGCTGGGATCGCCACCATTGCTGTACCAAAGCCAAAGACACCACAGAACAGGAGTGTCGGGCCAAGTAGACCGTTGAGCTGAGCTAACATCACTAGACTCCAGGTAATTATGCTTAGGCCGCTGCTAGTAAGTCTTCTTCGGCTGCAGTGATGACCAACCTGAGCCACCAATACAGAACCAAGGGCTATACCCAGACCGCTCATAGCTAGCAGCGTGCCGAATTGTGTTGGTCCGAGTTTTGGTATTATGGCAGCAAGAGAGATCGCAAGTACGTACATAGCTGCTAGTAAGCTATAGAGCAGTACTAGATGGAGTAATGCACCCCGGACACTTGATTGCTCCCTTAACACCTGTAACCCTTCGCCTACCTCTCTCCAGATGGTGTTGTCAGCCTGGACCTGTGGCGGCTTGCACGTTCTAATGCCGCTGAGACTAAGGGCGGCCATACCATAGCAAAATGGCAACAGTAAAAATTCGCCACCCGAAAGGCCAAGACGGATAAATCCCAATCGAAGTAACCTCAAGATGGGTTCCCCAAGAGCGAATCCTACAATTGTTGCTCCCATGCTGGTAGCTTGATAAAGTGAGTTAGCCGCCAACAGATGTCTTGGTGGGACTAGAAGTGTAATTGCAGCCTGTTCTGCTGGGGCGAAGAACTGTGTCAGAATTGACTCGAAAAAAGTCATTAACAACAAGGCCCAATAGCCCCAGCCCAATCCGAACCAGCAGGGGCCTGGCAAGAGGCAAAGTGGGGTTAGCAGTACCAATAGTGCCCGCAGAGCATTGGATCCAACCATGACTGGACGCTTAGACCACCGGTCTGCCCATACACCAGCCAAAGTTCCCAGTGCCATTGCTGGAATTGTGTTGGCTACATAAATCCCTGTTGCCAACAGGGTAATCATTTGGGACTGTGTTTTGAGATCTATCCGGATTGCGCTAGCAATCCCGTTCAAAATACTGTTGTCTTGTGGGATCTTGATTGCCCAGTACTGAGCAATCAAGTACACCATCAGGACTATGTAGAACTTATCTGCTAGTTGTGAAAAAATCTGCCCGATCCAGAGACGTCGAAATTGCCCTAGCCTGATAACAGCTTTTAGTCCTTGATCCCTTTTACTGCTGCTACTGTTTGTTACAGTACCTGGATTATTCAGCTGCAAACCACTCAAGGTCTCCAAACTAAACAGTTCATAATTGTGCATACTCTGTACCATCGAGCAACTTGCGCGGCGCGACTGTTCCGGCAATGGCCGACTTGAGTAACACCCTGGAACGCAAGCTTTGCCTCTCTGCCTCAGTGGACCTAATGTGAACATTTTGTTAGTTGGGATGTTTACCCCTGGGCAAGAATTCAGTGGCTAGAGCCTTATTGTCGAGATTGACGTAGCTCTTGCGCTAGCTGCGTTCCCCGGCTAGTACCCAGTAGCCCAGCTCCAGACTCCACCAGTTGCAGAACCTGGTTCAAGCTACTCACACCACCAACAGCTTTAATCGCGCAGCGACCACGACAGAGCTCGGCAAGTCTTTTGATCTGTATGTCGCTGACCACCGAACCGAAGCCATTCCCACTCTGGATACCCGTAGCTCCCGCGTCGATAGTAGCCTCGACTGCTAGAGCTAACGTATCTTCTGGTAATCTAGCTATATCAAGTACTACATGTACCGGGAGCCCTATAGCACTAACAGTGGCGATTTCCTCAGCGAAAGCATTCAGGTAGCCGTTATGCAATGCCCAGAAACTTGGTACTAGGTCAATGTTATCTGCACCTTGATCGGCTGCCCACTCTGCTTCTGCAAGCTTAAGGCTGGCTGATGTAGTACCGAAGGGAAAACCAACCACGGCCACTAGTCGCGTTTTACAAGCTGGTCCTAGTAACTCCCGGGCTACATTGAGCCGGTCGGGATAGGTACAAAAACCACCAAGCCCAAGGTGGCAAGCAGCACTGCAAGCCTCATGAAGTACTGCATCATTAGCATGAGGATCAAGCTGAGCATGGTGGATTATGGCAAGTAAATCCGGAACATCTTGAAGTCGCTTAGATCCGGACATAGCGAAACTCAATCCCGTGCTTGGATCACACCGTAACCCCCATGATTTCTCCGATAGATTACCTGCAATTGACCGCTTTCACCATCGCGGAAGAGATAGAAGTCATGGTCAATGAGATCTAACTGTTGGCGAGCTTGCTCGAGTGTCATAGGTGGCATAGCAAAGTACTTCCGGCGCACGCCAGGATCGGGAAGTTGCACTTCTCGGTCAGGGCTTAAAGGCGTATCAGCTGATGCTTCCTCAACTATTATATCACCAGCCAAGCTAGCTGAGCGTTTGTGACTAGCGCCGTGATGGTTGTTGTTGCGTTCCTTATAGCGGCGCAGCTGGCGGCATAGCTTGCCTGCAGCCAGGTCTATGCTGGCATAGAGATTCTCACTACGCTCCTGAGCTCGGATCACCGTACCATTTGCAAATACAGTGACTTCTGCAGTCTGCTGTGGCACTCGCGGATTGCGGGCAACGGAGAGATGGACATCTGCCTCCTTTACCAGATCTTCAAAATGTTGGATTGCTCGCGACAACTTGGATTCGGTGTAGTCGCGCAGGGCAGAGGTTAGTTCAAGGTTGCGACCATGAATTAGAAGCTTCATGGCATTCCTCCGATGCTGTCTCATATCCGCAACCTAGAGAGTCCAATCAACCATTCCCCTACCTCTGCGGCAATTCTTCTTGAGCCTCAGAAACCTGTGTCTGTTGAGCTAGCATGGCACTGGCAGCGAGCTTGGCAGCATCACCTGCTGCAGGATCCTAGCGGCCTTGAAGCCGTCTGGATATTACAGCACAAGGCTTGCTATACCCTTGGTCGCGGAGCTACAGAAGACCATCTACTATTTTCACCGGCGCAGGCTCCGCTGCCACTACACCGAATCGATCGAGGTGGTGAGGTAACACATCATCTGCCGGGTCAACTGGTAGTTTATCCTGTGCTCGATTTGAAACGACGCCAGAATGATCTACACTGGTACATGCGTCAGCTTGAGCAAGTAGTTCTAGATGTGCTTGCAGGTCTAGATTTAACTGGTGAGCGTCTAGAAGGTCTTACCGGTGTCTGGCTAGAGAAACGTAAGGTTGCAGCTATCGGGGTTGGTTGCCGCCGTTGGATTACTCAACATGGTCTAGCTTTAAATGTGACCTGCTCACTAGAAGGGTTTGACGCCATTGTGCCTTGTGGCCTTGCCGGGCGCACAGTTGGCTCTCTCAACCAGTGGCTTCCTAATCTGCGTGAAGTAGATGTCCAACCACTACTGCGGTGCGCACTAGCACACCGACTCAGCTTAAATTGGCTTGAGCCAGCGATGGCTAATCTAGCGAGACCAATGATCTGATAAGTAGCTGCAGTAAAGTGCAGATATAACAAAGGTCTATATGTGAAAGTGCTTCCAGTTAAAGATAAAAGGGTACAATAGGTCAATACTCTGAATTTAGGCATAGGTAGTAATATATCCCACATTCTGGTCAACTATTGCTTGCCGGCTATTAAATAATACCGCGACGACGTGACTTGGCCTAGATCAAATAGTCAGCTTTTTTGGACTTGACCCTAAGCCATATATGGAATTAACCTAGTCCTGGTTTTGGCCACAACGTTGCTTGGTTAGGCGTATACAGTCGGTTAATAGTCTGATGAAAGTTGCTGCTCTAGGTTAATACTAGTTTAGCGACTGTGAAGCTTAAACATTATCTAGGAGAGTTCTGATAATGATTGTAGCTTTAAACATTATATGCAGGCGTGTAAGCTATTGCTATTATTGTGTCAGAGTCTAACGCTCAGCTAGCAGTCAATTTTAGTAGGTATTACTGATAGTTCTTTTAAGATCCTTGACAGTACTTGTACATACATAGGTCAGCACTAGCCTGGCTCTCTTAGTGCTTAAGTGAGGCCTAGACTAAGCAATCACCTAAGGACCCTGCGGAGTGCAGATTTTGTAGCAGCATGTGACTATATACAGTCTACTACTTGTAGATCACAGCTGCGAGCAGGGAATTTGCTGTGATTGACGGCTGCAGCAGCGACTGAGACGCTGCGTATCCCTCAGCAAGCACCATGTCTGAAGTTACCACACTCACGATCAAGCGTTCGATCACGGTGAGGGCTGTGGTGACGCCCGCTTGGAAAGAAGAAGCTGAGCGTGAACTCAGCAGCGGCATAGCTGGCTTGGACCAGCAACTGGCACAACTGGTACAGGAGGGGCAGCAAGTTGTCGATGAGGTAAGGCGTCAAAGCATCAATCCTCTTGACCCACGAGTTCAGGAACAAGTTGCTCAAGTCCAGCAGCAGGTTGCGGTTAAACAGGCCGAACTTGAGGAGCAAAAGCGAGGACTGCTGCAACAGCAGGCCCAAGTGCACGATCTTGAGATAGAGCAGATTGTTGAGCAAGGCCAGATCGAGAGTCTGTGCGATTTGACAGTTGGTGATAACCTTATCAACAAGATGCAAGTAGCGATCGTCGTGCGCAACGGCGTGGTCGAGTCGATTGAGCAGGGTTGACTTCTTAATACAGAGAGTTTTACCCCAAGCCTGGCTCGTTAATATCGTTCTTGCTCAGTTCTTAATCCGGAGAAGGCTTTGGCGACCCACGACATTTTTATGCCTGCCCTCAGCTCCACTATGACGGAGGGTAAAATTGTGGAATGGTTGAAAGGGCCTGGCGAGCACGTGGGTCGGGGCGAGACAGTGCTCGTTGTTGAGTCTGATAAAGCAGACATGGACGTTGAGTCCTTCCATGAAGGCTTTCTCGCGGCTGTGCTCATGCCCGCTGGCAGCACAGCGCCTGTAGGGGAAACAATTGGCTTGATCGTAGAGACTGAGGCAGAGATTGCTGCAGTGCAATCCAAAGCCCCAAGCTCTGGCACGGTAAATACTTTGCCAGCAGCTCCAGCAGCTCCAGCAGCCAGTTCTGTGCCTATTGACACTTCTCAGGAAGTCACTCCACCAGCAAAAACGCTTGGATCGCAGACAACTACACCAACCACCACTAGGTCTAATAACAGCCGCATTACAGCTACACCGCGAGCTAGAAAACTAGCTATTCAGATGGGCGTGGACCTAACAACCATGCGCGGCAGTGGCCCCCATGGTCGTATCCAAGCTGAAGATGTGCAAAAAGCTACTGGCCAGCCAGTTAGTGTCCCACGCATTGCCGAAGGTACGGCTCCAGCTTCTACAGGCAACGGAACCATAACTACAGCGACAGCGACTACTTCTGCTCCTACAGGTAACAGTTTCGGGAGCCCAGGTGAAACTGTTGCTTTCAACAGCCTTCAGCAAGCAGTAAACCGCAATATGGAAGCAAGCCTGCTAGTGCCTTGTTTCCGAGTTGGCTACACGATTACCACAGATAAGTTGGATGCCTTTTATAAGCAGGTGAAATCGAAGGGAGTGACAATGACGGCTTTGCTCGTTAAGGCTGTAGCTTCTACACTGACCCGTCATGTACAAGTAAACGCTGCGACAGCAGTACAAGGCATGGCATATCCATCTGACATAAATGTAGCTGTAGCTGTAGCCATGGCTGATGGTGGTCTTATCACACCAGTGTTACGTAATGCTGATCGTACTGATCTATATGAGATGTCACGCCAGTGGCGCGACCTAGTGAAGCGCTCACGCAACAAGCAACTACAACCAGAAGAATATAGTACCGGTACCTTTACTCTCTCTAACCTAGGAATGTTCGGTGTTGACCGGTTTGATGCTATTTTGCCGCCCGGCACTGGTGCAATTCTTGCAGTTGCTGCTTCCCGGCCTGTTGCAGTTGCCGGGAAAGATGGCTCAATTGCAGTGAGGAGCCAGATGCAGGTGAATCTCACTGCTGACCACCGTGTTATTTATGGTGCTGATGGTGCTGCTTTCCTCAAGGATTTAGCAGAGTTAATTGAGACACAACCTGAAAAGCTAGCGGTGATGTAGACCAAAGAATTAAGGAACTGAAGTATTACCGAGAATTATAAGATAACACTATCATAAGCGGCAATATAGCTGCAGTTGATTTTTATGTAGATCACTTAAACCTTCGCGAGCATCAACTACTCAATATTTATATTTAAGAACACCTGCCTAAAATTAGTTATCAACTGCACATACTTTAGCCAGACACTAGTGTTACTAGCCTAGCCTAAGTTTAAGTCATTGCCTCTGTCTTGGAAAAGCTTGAGTTGTCACAAGTCAGCAAAGCATAAAATATTGAAGCAGTAGGTGCAAGTGAAACCTACAATAGTTTTTCGAGCCCAGGAAGATTGTTAGATTAGGATTTAGCTAAAGTCTATGATCTCTGTTCAGCTTACTTCAACTTTGGAGACGCAGCTCCTATTATTTAACCTACTAGATAGAAAATTTCCTACCGTGCTGCGCTAACCTCATAGCGTAGGCGGCTGAACATTTTGACTGACCCCCGCGACCTTCTTCTCAGCTCCTATGACTATGATCTGCCACCAGAACAGATTGCACAGGCCCCAGTAAATCCCCGGCACGATGCCAAGCTTTTGACTGTGCCTGCTTTTGGTAGCAATCTGCAGTCAGGCCTAGCTCGTGTTTGGGACTGGCCTCAGTGGCTACATCCTAATGATTTAGTAGTGCTTAACAATACTCGGGTTCTCAAAGCACGATTGCATGTGCGCCACAGTAGCGGCAGCTCGGTAGAGCTATTAGTGTTAGAGCCCCGTGGTGAAGGGCGTTGGCTGTGTCTAGGTCGGCCGGCTAAAAAGCTACGACCGGGAGACAAACTCTGGCTAGAAGCAATAGGTCAGCCACCACTGTTGGTTGATGTGCTTTGGATCGATGTCACCAAGGGTGGCCGGGTAATACAGTTTCCGACTAATTATCACGATACCGCTTCCATAGAGGAGCTGCTAGACCGTTATGGTGAGATGCCTCTGCCACCCTATATTCAGCAAAGCGGTTTCAGTACCGCAGGAGATTATCAGACCTGCTATGCTAGTCGCCCAGGAGCAGTAGCAGCACCTACCGCTGGTTTGCACCTTAGCAATGAACTGCTTGCAACTCTCAACCGTCGTGGAATAGAAATAGCCTACGTTACTCTGCACGTGGGCTTGGGTACCTTTCGGCCCTTGGAAAGTGAGGACCTCAGAGAGCTGCGACTACATAGTGAGTGGGTAGAAGTGGACGCTAATGTGGTGGACGCAGTAAATGCTTGCCACGCTAGAGGTGGACGAGTGATAGCAGTTGGCACCACTAGTGTGCGTGCCCTTGAGGGAGCAGCTGCTATCAGCGGCCAATTGCGACCATTGCGAGGTCCAGTAGACTTAGTAATTAAGCCTGGCTACCGCTTTTCTGTAATACAGGGCTTGCTAACAAATTTCCATTTGCCAAGAAGTTCGCTGTTGTTACTGGTCAGTGCCCTGATCAGTCGTGAACGTCTGTTAGATCTCTATTGCCAGGCGGTTAGGTACGGGCTACGTTTTTACTCTTATGGCGATGCTATGTGGGTCCTGCCCGAAGCTGTACTACCATCAGCACGACCTCGGGCAGGACTAATAGGTTAATTCATATAGCCAGCGGTTGTTCGATAATACCGGTTGGTACATCAGTAAACATTACCGAGGAGAGGTAGCGTTCTGCAAGGTCAGGCAGAACGACAACTATAGTCTTACCGGCAAATTCATCTTGCTTTGCCAAGCGGACAGCAGCGGCAGCGGCAGCGCCGCAAGAAATACCTACTAGCAAACCTTCTTCCTGTGCTAACTGCAAGGCCATGGTAACTGACTCATCATTAGTTACTTGCTCGACACGGTCGATAATAGAGAGATCAAGGTTTCTAGGGATGAAGCCAGCGCCGATACCTTGAATCTTGTGGGGACCAGGCTGGATCTCTTCGCCATTTAAGGTCTGAGTAATTACTGGGCTACTGCTAGGTTCTACCGCTACAGAAGTGATGGACTTTTTTTTCTCTCGCTTGATGTAGTTAGAAACACCAGTGATGGTGCCACCTGTACCAACACCAGCTACTAAAACATCAATGGCACCATCACAATCATTCCAGATTTCCGGGCCAGTGGTTTTGAAGTGGATCTCAGGATTAGCAGGGTTGTCGAATTGACTAGGCATAAAGTATCTAGCTGGATCTTTCTCAGCAATCTCTTTTGCCTTGTTGATGGCACCTGACATACCCCTAACAGCTTCAGTTAAAATAATCTCGGCACCTAAAACAGCCATAACCCTACGTCGCTCTATAGACATTGACTCAGGCATAGTAAGGACCAACCTGTAGCCGCGGGCAGCAGCTGTGAAAGCCAAAGCAATTCCTGTGTTGCCCGAGGTAGGCTCGATGATTACCTTATCTCGGTTAAGTTTACCTTGGTTCTCGGCATCCCAAATCATATTGGCACCGACGCGGCACTTAACGCTGTAAGCCGGATTACGGCCTTCAATTTTGGCGAGTACGCTAGCTTTGCAGCCTCTAGTGACATGATTCAGTCTTACTAGAGGTGTATTACCAATTGCTTGACTATTGTCACTGTAGATGCACGCCATAACAATTTGTGGTGGATTCTGTTTCTTGGTTGACTCTAAGTTCTCTGTCCTAATCCTAACTTTAGTCGCTCCCATAGATCTTCAGGGTCTTCCAAGCCCACTGAGAGGCGTAATAAGTTGCTAGGTACCCCACAACGCTCTGCCCAGTCAAGCTCACCATAGTGAGCTAGCAATACGTAAGGGCAAAGCAAGCTGAAGTTAGTACCAAGACTGGGGCCCTTGTTAAGCGGCAAGCAATCGTAGACATGAGTTGCTGCCACCATTCCTCCATGCAGCTCAAAGGAAAGCAAACAACCATACCCAGCACCCGGGCGCATAAGACTACGGAAACCGGGGCTAGTAGAAGGGTGATGCACCAGGGTGACGGCAGGATGTTGCTGCAAACGCTGGGCCAGTATCTTGCAGGAATGGTTCTGTCGCTTAACGCGGTCTCGCCAGTCTCGACTAGCACGCTCCAGCACTATGGCATCTGCATGAGCAAGAGGCACAACAGGTACATCTGACAAGTTGGCTTGTAACTCTTCTTTCCATGGACTATGAGGACTCAGTAGCAGGGAGCCTGCCATAACATCCCCACATCCGGCAAAACTCTTGGTAAGAGAGGTAAACACCAAATCTACCAGAGGTAGTGGATCAATGTTGATTGCCGAGCCGATAGTGTCATCAGCAATAACAGGGATGCCTCGGGCTCGTGATAGCTCACTGACCTGCGCTAAATTTACACACTGCAGAAGCGGATTACTGGGTAACTCAACGATCACCGCAG
Coding sequences within:
- a CDS encoding YggS family pyridoxal phosphate-dependent enzyme; amino-acid sequence: MLFSSSPIDYTMLSSRLQRLQRDLPSTTQLLAVSKGYPASAVAALAKAGQRDFGESRLQEALAKQKLLDVFPGLRWHFIGRLQSNKVRRVVRQFSTIHSLDSSELCERVSRIALEEKCQPKVLFQVKFRDDPNKGGWVPNSLRQAWPDLLRLAGIHPIGLMTICPQSLDESGRLDVFRDCRALADELLLPDCSMGMSSDWRLAVSEGATWIRLGSSLFSPRLAEVM
- a CDS encoding pyrroline-5-carboxylate reductase encodes the protein MLQPSKPGSISMPAIGVVGLGQMAKALIKPLLQCGVLQPSELLAIVNTTTSCQHSLKTLPKGITVYTADDPVAVKVWQTPMQLLAVKPQQLAQVAASCPSKSLIAQEEQPLLVSILAGVCLRQLQDYFPSHACVRVVPSITLLAGAGLTGIAWGDNIHNNHQRWALQLFQAVGEVLELPENQLDAFLALTSSGPAYVALVAEAMADGAVAAGLPRQLALYLAHRTLAGTATLLQLHELHPAQLKDMVTSPAGTTAAALRHLERAGLRSALIEAVIAAAIRSKELSVE
- a CDS encoding glycosyltransferase family 1 protein is translated as MAHIAWLGKRTPFCGNVTYGARTTKALRDRGHQTSFIHFDNPSAAGGGSEENSLVVDDPEVSLPYLLRSQVYTIPSPRAQRELRESLERLQPDLVHASLTLSPLDFRLPELCQQLGVPLVATFHPPFDVGLRNLTAGTQQLTYQLYAPALARYDSVVVFSGLQAKILMRLGVPEGRLAVIPNGVDPYRWVPQPASDDSSHHSVRQRLGGQRLFLYMGRISTEKNVEALLRAWRLVKLPGCRLVIVGDGPQRSILENSSDDIEAVSWWGYESEEAMRVALLQCAEVFVLPSLVEGLSLALLEAMATGTACLATDAGADGEVLAGGAGIILSTQGVTNQLRTLLPVLCDQPILTAELGRRARERVLDRYVLSDNIDALERLYARLMGSVATKSSLLK
- a CDS encoding MFS transporter; its protein translation is MVQSMHNYELFSLETLSGLQLNNPGTVTNSSSSKRDQGLKAVIRLGQFRRLWIGQIFSQLADKFYIVLMVYLIAQYWAIKIPQDNSILNGIASAIRIDLKTQSQMITLLATGIYVANTIPAMALGTLAGVWADRWSKRPVMVGSNALRALLVLLTPLCLLPGPCWFGLGWGYWALLLMTFFESILTQFFAPAEQAAITLLVPPRHLLAANSLYQATSMGATIVGFALGEPILRLLRLGFIRLGLSGGEFLLLPFCYGMAALSLSGIRTCKPPQVQADNTIWREVGEGLQVLREQSSVRGALLHLVLLYSLLAAMYVLAISLAAIIPKLGPTQFGTLLAMSGLGIALGSVLVAQVGHHCSRRRLTSSGLSIITWSLVMLAQLNGLLGPTLLFCGVFGFGTAMVAIPAQTIIQEDTPETKRGKVFGLQNNLTNIALSLPLVLAGTLVSRYGLNLVLWLLAGIALVAALLERPWEHY
- a CDS encoding deoxyribose-phosphate aldolase; the encoded protein is MSGSKRLQDVPDLLAIIHHAQLDPHANDAVLHEACSAACHLGLGGFCTYPDRLNVARELLGPACKTRLVAVVGFPFGTTSASLKLAEAEWAADQGADNIDLVPSFWALHNGYLNAFAEEIATVSAIGLPVHVVLDIARLPEDTLALAVEATIDAGATGIQSGNGFGSVVSDIQIKRLAELCRGRCAIKAVGGVSSLNQVLQLVESGAGLLGTSRGTQLAQELRQSRQ
- a CDS encoding ribosome-associated translation inhibitor RaiA produces the protein MKLLIHGRNLELTSALRDYTESKLSRAIQHFEDLVKEADVHLSVARNPRVPQQTAEVTVFANGTVIRAQERSENLYASIDLAAGKLCRQLRRYKERNNNHHGASHKRSASLAGDIIVEEASADTPLSPDREVQLPDPGVRRKYFAMPPMTLEQARQQLDLIDHDFYLFRDGESGQLQVIYRRNHGGYGVIQARD
- a CDS encoding lipoyl(octanoyl) transferase, with amino-acid sequence MLSHIRNLESPINHSPTSAAILLEPQKPVSVELAWHWQRAWQHHLLQDPSGLEAVWILQHKACYTLGRGATEDHLLFSPAQAPLPLHRIDRGGEVTHHLPGQLVVYPVLDLKRRQNDLHWYMRQLEQVVLDVLAGLDLTGERLEGLTGVWLEKRKVAAIGVGCRRWITQHGLALNVTCSLEGFDAIVPCGLAGRTVGSLNQWLPNLREVDVQPLLRCALAHRLSLNWLEPAMANLARPMI
- a CDS encoding small-conductance mechanosensitive channel, with amino-acid sequence MSEVTTLTIKRSITVRAVVTPAWKEEAERELSSGIAGLDQQLAQLVQEGQQVVDEVRRQSINPLDPRVQEQVAQVQQQVAVKQAELEEQKRGLLQQQAQVHDLEIEQIVEQGQIESLCDLTVGDNLINKMQVAIVVRNGVVESIEQG